The following are encoded in a window of Methylicorpusculum oleiharenae genomic DNA:
- a CDS encoding DUF3300 domain-containing protein has product MKHLKSSNDHSYCRVVLCRALLMALIILPVGCNKEEQQPSKAPSAQPSATQSLPPAEPVPTEPPPVAPLQPMTSLESLVAPIALYPDPLLAEMLVASTYPLEVVQAARWLETKPDIATLNTKDWDASIMRLASVPLVIKMMNDHLDWTTQLGDAFLAKPSEVMGVIQTLRKRAVDSGYLKDTPEQKVTAQTVSVDDSKPESNASLVTPAVLKKEIITIAPAKSDTIYVPQYNPEVVYQAAMAPPPASGTSTVYPGSTVVNVNAAPAPSYYPAYYPPPATTTSSNDDSWANFATGAVVGGLLTWGLMEWADDDDWDDYHHVSHYYGNSVCHSGNCWHGGGGGYYGDRGNVNYNKNVNISGNEINVGGGNKFSQNNLRPAQQPTGWRPDPQHRRGQAFPEATQNRLGKIQQPALAGQRLGAAQTLPATARGFDGAGQRPSAGTLPAQKRPSTADIRQQLGQKPGTQGKPGSKLNDNRPAVRDTQAQLAKGSRGNALQGIKTSGQASRLESQRGSNSRQSAQSAMRGGQTARPRTSATNKQPQMAQGRFDQSKMPARTQSFGGRERTQQQMATQRRSEASRPNAFEAPRNAGATKNFSQRGASSRDRAASSGNLRASGAGGGARSSGGGGRLGGGGGGGRRR; this is encoded by the coding sequence ATGAAACATTTAAAATCATCCAACGATCACTCTTATTGCCGCGTTGTTTTATGTCGAGCACTACTGATGGCGCTGATCATTTTACCCGTGGGATGCAATAAGGAAGAGCAACAGCCAAGTAAAGCGCCGTCCGCTCAACCTTCTGCTACGCAGAGCTTGCCGCCTGCCGAGCCCGTGCCGACTGAACCGCCGCCCGTGGCACCGCTTCAGCCGATGACCAGTCTGGAATCTCTGGTAGCGCCGATTGCGCTGTATCCGGATCCGTTGCTGGCCGAAATGCTGGTGGCTTCGACGTATCCACTGGAGGTCGTGCAGGCTGCCCGGTGGCTTGAAACGAAGCCGGATATTGCAACGCTCAACACCAAGGATTGGGATGCCAGCATTATGCGACTTGCCAGCGTGCCGTTGGTTATCAAGATGATGAATGATCATCTGGACTGGACAACTCAGCTTGGAGATGCCTTTCTGGCTAAACCTTCAGAGGTTATGGGTGTGATACAAACACTGCGTAAACGTGCAGTGGACTCAGGGTACCTGAAAGATACCCCTGAACAGAAAGTAACCGCTCAAACGGTGTCAGTTGACGACAGCAAGCCTGAGTCGAATGCATCGTTGGTGACTCCGGCTGTATTGAAAAAAGAAATCATCACCATCGCGCCGGCCAAGTCCGATACGATTTACGTACCTCAATATAATCCGGAGGTCGTTTATCAGGCTGCGATGGCTCCACCGCCTGCCTCAGGCACCTCTACTGTTTATCCGGGTTCAACCGTAGTAAATGTCAATGCTGCGCCGGCGCCCAGCTATTACCCCGCCTATTATCCACCACCGGCTACAACAACCTCATCGAATGATGACTCCTGGGCTAACTTCGCAACGGGTGCCGTGGTTGGCGGTCTTCTGACTTGGGGGCTAATGGAATGGGCCGATGACGATGATTGGGATGATTATCACCATGTTAGCCATTATTACGGCAACAGCGTATGCCACAGTGGAAATTGCTGGCATGGAGGCGGTGGCGGTTATTACGGCGACCGCGGTAATGTCAATTACAACAAGAACGTCAATATTTCCGGCAATGAAATCAATGTCGGCGGAGGCAATAAATTCAGTCAGAACAATCTAAGGCCCGCACAACAACCCACGGGCTGGAGGCCTGACCCGCAGCATAGACGCGGACAGGCTTTTCCGGAGGCGACGCAAAATCGCTTGGGGAAAATCCAGCAACCGGCGCTAGCAGGGCAGAGACTCGGCGCAGCCCAAACGCTTCCGGCGACAGCGAGAGGGTTTGACGGAGCCGGGCAACGCCCATCCGCCGGCACCTTACCGGCCCAAAAAAGGCCGTCCACTGCCGACATACGCCAACAACTTGGTCAAAAGCCCGGGACTCAGGGCAAGCCTGGTTCGAAACTCAACGACAATAGGCCTGCGGTTCGTGACACTCAAGCACAGCTAGCAAAGGGCAGCCGGGGCAATGCTTTGCAGGGTATTAAAACTTCAGGTCAAGCTTCTCGGCTGGAAAGTCAGAGGGGATCAAACAGCCGGCAATCAGCTCAATCGGCCATGCGCGGAGGGCAAACAGCAAGGCCAAGGACATCTGCTACGAATAAGCAGCCTCAGATGGCGCAAGGGCGATTCGATCAATCAAAAATGCCAGCACGGACACAATCGTTTGGGGGAAGAGAGAGGACCCAGCAACAGATGGCGACACAGCGCCGTTCGGAAGCTTCCAGGCCCAATGCGTTTGAAGCACCACGCAATGCCGGTGCCACCAAGAACTTTAGCCAGCGTGGCGCATCTAGCAGAGACCGGGCGGCCAGTTCCGGAAATCTGCGTGCTTCCGGAGCTGGCGGAGGCGCTAGAAGCAGTGGAGGGGGCGGCAGACTTGGTGGCGGTGGCGGTGGAGGCCGGCGGCGATGA
- a CDS encoding glycogen/starch/alpha-glucan phosphorylase — MGSQLGSSLVNLGIEQEVRVAVAELAKYLDDLIIVLSNPRLSDLSTRSMGDTWITRTEAGK, encoded by the coding sequence ATGGGATCACAATTGGGCAGCAGTCTCGTCAATCTCGGTATCGAACAGGAAGTGCGCGTTGCGGTTGCAGAACTCGCTAAATATCTTGATGACCTGATCATTGTGCTATCTAACCCCAGGCTAAGCGATTTATCTACACGCTCAATGGGCGACACCTGGATAACCCGAACCGAGGCTGGCAAATAA
- a CDS encoding sigma-54-dependent Fis family transcriptional regulator, which yields MDNHDNHQALIQLEQHLQFQSLLAELSAGFVHVSADRIDQEIQESLQRIAENLDLDSIVLGLITGDGQDFYSRYQFAKPCKKAWQADSLLSEGPFLTRTLLAGKPFIMHDVDALPQEASTDREGFLRYGTRAALVFPFIVGGALSGGIGFGSVRPRQWPEHVIQGLGLIADVYANVLERKRNMKELQWKEEQMRLAAESADIGLWVWNIPQDTIWATDRARAIYGVPNEEKLDLQRFLACIHAEDCERVKVGVQKAFQEVSHFREEYRVVHSDGTEYWVCATGKLQLGDTGLPERMMGASLNITDVRRTKIELERANDELKTAFEEIRQLKDQFHQENIYLRREISERKGTQVVKGSAAMQSILSQVQQVAPTPATVLIMGETGTGKELLATAIHEASPRKNRSMIRVNCAAIPLALIESELFGREKGAYTGALAKQIGRFELANHSTLFLDEVGELPLDAQVKLLRVLQEKQIERLGNPKPINVDVRVIAATNRNLSQEVAEGRFREDLYYRLNVFPIQVPPLRDRREDIPKLVESFIEEFARIMDKSIDSVDKTSLQMLCGYDWPGNIRELRNVIERAVILAKGPVLKIALPVSTSASTMPANSHQDSLKEIERKHILHVLEACGWRVRGIGGAATTLGLKPSTLESRMSKLGIRRPSSS from the coding sequence ATGGACAATCACGATAACCATCAGGCATTAATTCAACTGGAACAGCATTTACAATTTCAGTCTTTGTTAGCTGAGCTTTCAGCCGGTTTTGTCCATGTTTCAGCAGATAGGATCGATCAGGAAATACAGGAAAGCTTACAGCGTATTGCCGAAAATCTGGATTTGGACAGTATCGTGCTGGGATTAATAACCGGCGATGGCCAAGATTTTTACTCCCGATATCAATTCGCAAAACCTTGTAAGAAGGCTTGGCAAGCCGATTCTCTGCTATCTGAAGGACCCTTTCTGACAAGAACGCTGCTGGCCGGCAAACCCTTTATCATGCATGATGTCGATGCTTTGCCTCAGGAGGCATCGACAGACAGGGAAGGTTTTCTTCGCTACGGGACCAGAGCCGCTTTGGTTTTTCCGTTTATCGTCGGCGGAGCGTTGTCCGGGGGCATTGGCTTCGGATCTGTTCGCCCGCGGCAATGGCCGGAGCATGTGATACAGGGTCTGGGTCTTATCGCCGATGTTTATGCCAATGTCCTGGAACGCAAGAGAAACATGAAAGAGCTTCAATGGAAAGAAGAGCAGATGAGACTGGCGGCTGAATCGGCTGACATAGGTCTTTGGGTTTGGAATATTCCTCAGGATACCATCTGGGCGACCGACAGGGCGCGAGCGATTTACGGCGTACCGAATGAGGAAAAGCTGGATTTGCAACGGTTTTTAGCCTGTATTCACGCCGAGGATTGTGAGCGAGTTAAGGTGGGCGTTCAAAAAGCCTTTCAAGAAGTCAGTCATTTTCGGGAAGAATACCGGGTTGTGCATTCCGATGGTACTGAATATTGGGTTTGCGCTACCGGTAAATTACAGCTCGGCGATACCGGTCTCCCTGAACGCATGATGGGAGCCAGCCTGAATATAACCGATGTTCGCCGGACCAAGATTGAGCTTGAACGCGCCAACGATGAACTCAAAACGGCCTTCGAGGAAATTCGCCAACTTAAAGACCAATTTCATCAGGAGAATATTTACCTGCGCCGCGAAATATCAGAGCGCAAAGGGACTCAAGTCGTAAAAGGCAGCGCGGCAATGCAGTCTATTTTGTCACAGGTCCAGCAAGTCGCTCCGACACCGGCTACGGTGCTAATTATGGGTGAAACGGGTACCGGCAAAGAATTGTTGGCAACCGCTATTCACGAAGCGAGCCCCCGGAAAAACAGATCGATGATCCGCGTGAACTGTGCGGCCATTCCTTTGGCATTGATAGAAAGCGAGCTATTCGGCCGGGAAAAAGGGGCTTACACCGGGGCGCTTGCCAAGCAAATCGGCCGGTTTGAATTGGCCAACCATTCAACCTTGTTTCTCGATGAAGTGGGAGAGTTACCTTTGGATGCTCAGGTGAAGCTGCTGCGGGTCTTACAGGAAAAGCAGATTGAACGCTTGGGCAATCCCAAGCCGATCAATGTGGATGTACGGGTCATTGCTGCTACTAACCGTAACCTGTCTCAAGAAGTGGCCGAGGGCCGCTTCCGAGAGGATCTTTATTATCGGCTGAATGTTTTTCCGATTCAGGTTCCGCCACTGCGCGACAGACGGGAAGATATTCCCAAGCTGGTAGAGTCGTTCATAGAGGAGTTTGCCAGGATCATGGACAAATCCATTGATAGCGTCGACAAAACCAGTTTGCAAATGCTCTGTGGTTATGATTGGCCGGGTAATATTCGGGAATTGCGCAATGTGATCGAACGCGCGGTGATTCTTGCCAAAGGGCCTGTACTCAAAATCGCCCTGCCGGTCAGCACATCCGCGTCAACGATGCCTGCTAACTCCCATCAAGACTCTCTGAAGGAGATCGAACGCAAGCATATTCTTCACGTTTTGGAAGCCTGCGGCTGGCGAGTGCGAGGTATAGGAGGGGCGGCCACAACACTTGGACTCAAGCCCAGCACACTTGAAAGCCGGATGAGCAAGTTAGGAATCCGGCGGCCCTCTTCATCATAA
- a CDS encoding SulP family inorganic anion transporter encodes MNLHTNTPEASQSIRFDVVAGLTAAAVILPKAMAYATVAGLPVAAGLYTAFIPMIIYALMGSSRVLSVSSTTTLGILTGTQLMMAVPDGDPGKLITAAATLTVLVGILLIVASLLRLGFVANFISTPVLTGFKAGIGLVIVFDQLPKLLGIHITKQGFFRDLFSIVHLLPETSLITVAVAAATLLVLIGMDLRWPHSPAPLVAAGGAIAASWFFGLPEQGVSTVGIIPQGLPSLTLPDLGLIEQMLPGALGIALMSFTESIAAARAFTASADPPINANRELLALGAANLGGALSGAMPAGGGTSQTAVVRAAGGQSQKTSLVTAATAAATMLLIAPLIGLLPHATLAAVVIVYSAGLIQPVEFINILKVRTMEFRWAVVACLGVLIFGTLQGIVVAIILSVIGLAGQAAHPHIYVIGRKRGTSVLRPLSPEHPDDETFDGLLIVRPEGRLFFVNAQLIADQIRSLVEQHKPYVLVLDMSRVQDIEYSALQMLIEREKRATENGATLWLTGLNPSVLEVVRRSGLADRLGRERMMFNASTAIERYQMRQSVKSDA; translated from the coding sequence ATGAACCTTCATACGAATACACCGGAGGCAAGCCAGTCCATTCGCTTCGATGTGGTAGCGGGCCTCACCGCCGCCGCAGTGATTCTTCCCAAGGCAATGGCCTATGCAACTGTAGCAGGCTTGCCCGTTGCAGCGGGGCTTTATACCGCTTTTATCCCAATGATTATCTATGCGCTGATGGGTTCATCAAGAGTACTCAGCGTCAGTTCCACCACCACCCTGGGTATTCTGACCGGAACACAACTGATGATGGCAGTGCCGGACGGCGATCCAGGGAAATTGATCACTGCCGCGGCCACACTGACGGTTTTGGTGGGCATCTTGCTGATAGTCGCGTCGCTGCTGCGCCTGGGATTTGTAGCCAACTTTATTTCCACTCCGGTACTGACCGGTTTCAAGGCCGGGATAGGCCTGGTAATTGTATTTGACCAGTTGCCAAAACTGCTGGGCATTCATATTACAAAACAAGGCTTCTTTCGCGATCTGTTCAGTATTGTGCATCTTCTGCCGGAAACGTCACTGATCACAGTGGCCGTGGCCGCAGCAACGCTGCTGGTGCTGATTGGCATGGACCTTCGCTGGCCGCATTCACCGGCACCTCTGGTCGCAGCCGGAGGCGCGATAGCCGCCTCATGGTTCTTCGGCCTGCCGGAACAGGGCGTCTCGACGGTAGGCATAATTCCGCAAGGACTCCCGTCACTGACGTTGCCGGACCTTGGGCTGATCGAACAGATGCTGCCGGGCGCGCTGGGGATCGCATTGATGAGCTTTACCGAGTCGATCGCAGCAGCGCGTGCCTTTACCGCCAGCGCAGATCCTCCAATAAATGCAAATCGAGAGTTACTTGCCCTGGGTGCGGCTAATCTGGGTGGGGCTTTATCAGGTGCGATGCCTGCCGGAGGCGGCACCTCACAAACAGCTGTTGTGCGAGCTGCCGGAGGTCAATCGCAAAAAACCTCACTGGTTACTGCAGCTACTGCAGCGGCAACCATGCTGCTGATTGCGCCGTTGATTGGTTTACTGCCCCACGCAACGCTTGCTGCCGTCGTTATCGTCTATTCGGCGGGACTGATCCAGCCTGTGGAATTCATCAATATACTCAAGGTTCGCACGATGGAGTTTCGCTGGGCTGTCGTGGCTTGTCTCGGCGTTTTAATTTTTGGCACTCTGCAGGGAATCGTTGTCGCCATCATTTTGTCAGTTATCGGATTAGCCGGTCAGGCGGCCCATCCTCACATCTACGTCATCGGACGAAAGCGAGGAACATCGGTGCTTCGGCCGCTGTCGCCCGAACACCCCGACGATGAAACCTTCGACGGTCTGTTGATCGTGCGTCCCGAAGGACGGCTTTTTTTCGTAAATGCGCAGTTGATTGCTGATCAGATCCGGTCTCTGGTCGAGCAACATAAACCGTATGTATTGGTGCTGGATATGAGCCGTGTTCAGGACATCGAATATTCGGCGTTGCAGATGCTGATAGAACGCGAAAAACGGGCAACTGAAAACGGTGCTACGCTCTGGCTGACAGGGCTTAACCCCAGTGTACTTGAAGTTGTTCGACGTTCCGGATTGGCCGATCGCCTGGGCCGTGAACGCATGATGTTCAATGCGAGCACCGCCATAGAACGCTACCAGATGCGGCAATCAGTAAAATCTGATGCGTAA
- a CDS encoding polyphosphate kinase 2 family protein gives MIKEEIIDLFKVKPDKKIRLKDYHTGWDQTKELKAFGKKATKERASEILQKSIEELSSSQELLYADDRYSLLIVLQAMDAAGKDGTIKHVMSGLNPQGCQVFSFKKPSAEDLDHNFLWRYMKSLPERGRIGIFNRSYYEDVLVVKVHPELLERQKLAGEKIGKAFWQSRYEDINAFEQHLVRNGTIVLKFFLNVSKKEQKRRFMDRLERPEKNWKFSLADLNERSYWDDYVAAFEKAISATSTEWAPWFIIPADDKWATRAIVADIISSTLDKLDLSFPEMNEEQRALLEAAKKTLEEE, from the coding sequence ATGATCAAAGAAGAAATCATCGATTTATTCAAGGTTAAACCGGATAAAAAAATCCGCCTAAAGGATTACCACACCGGTTGGGATCAAACTAAGGAGTTAAAAGCTTTTGGCAAAAAAGCGACCAAGGAGCGAGCAAGCGAAATTCTGCAAAAAAGTATTGAAGAGTTGTCCAGTTCTCAGGAACTGCTTTACGCCGATGATCGCTATTCATTATTGATCGTTTTACAGGCCATGGACGCCGCAGGAAAGGATGGCACTATCAAGCATGTCATGTCCGGATTAAATCCTCAGGGCTGTCAGGTATTCAGTTTCAAAAAGCCATCTGCGGAAGACCTGGATCATAATTTTTTGTGGCGCTACATGAAATCCTTGCCGGAACGCGGCAGGATCGGCATCTTCAATCGTTCCTATTACGAAGATGTTTTGGTTGTCAAAGTCCATCCCGAACTCCTTGAGCGTCAAAAGCTGGCCGGAGAAAAGATCGGAAAAGCATTTTGGCAGTCGCGTTATGAAGATATCAATGCTTTTGAGCAGCATTTGGTACGCAACGGGACGATCGTCTTAAAGTTTTTTCTGAATGTCTCCAAAAAGGAACAGAAACGGCGATTTATGGACAGACTGGAGCGCCCTGAAAAAAACTGGAAATTTTCATTGGCTGATCTTAACGAGCGAAGCTATTGGGATGATTATGTCGCTGCTTTTGAAAAAGCCATCAGTGCGACCAGTACCGAATGGGCACCCTGGTTTATCATTCCGGCAGACGATAAATGGGCGACGCGGGCCATCGTGGCCGATATCATTTCGTCAACGTTGGATAAACTGGATCTTAGTTTTCCTGAAATGAATGAGGAACAGCGCGCCTTGTTGGAAGCCGCTAAAAAGACTTTAGAAGAAGAATAG
- a CDS encoding glycogen/starch/alpha-glucan phosphorylase, which yields MGKMKFTQNGALTISVRSMARMIEIREGVGAEDFFLFGLTEKEVGRIQREGYNPSANIEKNPQLSEIIHLIASGHFSHGDTHVFRPLLDNLCRHDPFQVLADYVASQVNTGHARCSLRLARANPTFQGHMA from the coding sequence ATCGGTAAAATGAAATTCACGCAGAATGGTGCGTTGACTATCTCGGTACGCTCAATGGCGAGAATGATCGAGATCAGGGAAGGAGTTGGCGCGGAGGATTTCTTTCTGTTTGGCTTAACGGAGAAAGAGGTCGGTCGAATCCAGCGCGAAGGCTATAATCCATCGGCCAATATCGAAAAAAACCCTCAGTTGTCGGAGATTATTCATCTTATTGCTTCGGGGCATTTTTCTCATGGCGACACCCATGTGTTCCGTCCTTTACTGGATAATCTGTGCCGGCATGATCCTTTTCAGGTGCTGGCCGATTATGTGGCCTCTCAGGTAAACACAGGTCATGCACGGTGTAGTTTGCGGTTAGCGAGAGCCAATCCAACGTTTCAAGGTCACATGGCCTGA
- a CDS encoding DUF2950 domain-containing protein — protein sequence MIEKLINPGNCASDFGTQIPLYFIQAVKTEVPTMYRETKNILLAALISAPLFANAAPPPAAAAVPAEAKSIEAKGFQNPDDAAKALLEAVSGEGTDQLIALFGSDEAELLSSGDEVEDKNNRLNFVALGQEKMGIELIGEDKAIIHLGNTDWPFPIPIVKKGDNWLFDAEQGRQEILNRRIGRNELSTIGAIKGYIEAQFEYANADRDDDDVSEYAQKLHSEPGKFDGLFWEVEEGQPQSPLGPLIAEARAVGYKAKSGAEKPSPYHGYYYRILTRQGRNAPGGKYDYIINKNMIAGFGLVAFPAQYGSSGIMTFVVNHQGKIYQKDLGPKTAAIVEKINEYNPDSTWEAFQAAE from the coding sequence ATGATTGAAAAACTCATCAATCCTGGAAATTGTGCGTCCGATTTTGGAACGCAGATACCCCTATATTTTATTCAAGCAGTCAAGACCGAGGTTCCCACAATGTATCGCGAAACTAAAAACATACTTCTGGCCGCACTTATTTCAGCTCCTTTGTTCGCAAATGCAGCACCTCCGCCAGCCGCTGCGGCTGTTCCGGCCGAAGCCAAGAGCATAGAAGCTAAAGGCTTCCAGAATCCCGATGATGCGGCCAAGGCTTTACTGGAAGCCGTCAGTGGTGAGGGCACTGATCAGCTTATCGCTTTGTTCGGAAGTGATGAAGCAGAACTTCTATCATCCGGAGATGAGGTAGAGGACAAAAACAACCGTTTGAATTTTGTTGCCTTGGGACAGGAAAAAATGGGGATTGAGTTGATAGGGGAAGACAAAGCGATCATCCACTTAGGCAATACAGACTGGCCTTTTCCCATTCCGATTGTCAAAAAAGGAGATAACTGGTTGTTTGATGCCGAACAGGGCCGTCAGGAAATTCTCAATCGGCGTATTGGGCGTAACGAACTCAGTACAATCGGCGCCATTAAAGGCTATATAGAAGCTCAGTTTGAATACGCCAATGCAGACAGAGACGATGATGATGTATCGGAATATGCGCAAAAATTGCATAGCGAGCCAGGCAAATTTGACGGTCTGTTTTGGGAAGTGGAAGAAGGGCAGCCCCAAAGTCCGCTTGGACCGCTAATTGCCGAAGCAAGGGCCGTGGGTTACAAGGCCAAATCCGGAGCCGAAAAGCCTTCTCCTTACCATGGCTATTACTATCGGATACTGACACGGCAGGGCCGGAATGCACCCGGTGGCAAATATGACTATATCATCAACAAGAACATGATTGCCGGTTTCGGTCTAGTGGCTTTTCCCGCTCAGTATGGCTCCTCCGGCATCATGACTTTTGTGGTCAATCACCAGGGCAAGATTTACCAGAAAGACTTGGGACCTAAAACTGCTGCAATCGTCGAAAAGATAAATGAGTACAACCCTGATTCGACCTGGGAAGCGTTCCAGGCCGCCGAATAA
- a CDS encoding glycosyltransferase family 2 protein, translated as MNKVGLIVPTLNAGHLWESWLIAFEQQTRKPDYLLVIDSSSRDNTVAMALARGFAVKIIAKAEFNHGGTRQAGVSMLPDPDIIVFLTQDALLASPEAIDRLLAAFDDDRVGAAYGRQLPHQNAGPIAAHARFFNYPPESQLRSMDDKKKYGLKTVFISNSFAAYRLNALMMAGGFPVDTIMNEDTFVAGKMLTSGWKIAYCADAQVFHSHDYRFWDEFKRYFDIGVFHARSSWLQQTFGGASGEGLRYVLSETRYLIRQAPWLIPSAFFRTGLKWLGFKLGALHSSIPQSLRSCFSLHKAYWLGNLS; from the coding sequence ATGAATAAGGTCGGATTGATTGTGCCCACGCTTAATGCGGGCCATCTCTGGGAGTCCTGGCTTATCGCTTTTGAACAACAGACCCGTAAGCCGGATTACTTGCTAGTGATCGACTCATCATCGCGCGACAATACGGTTGCCATGGCGCTTGCTCGCGGTTTTGCCGTAAAAATCATTGCCAAGGCCGAGTTTAACCATGGCGGTACCCGGCAAGCAGGGGTCAGTATGCTGCCTGATCCGGATATTATCGTATTTCTGACTCAGGATGCTCTATTAGCCAGTCCCGAGGCCATTGACCGGTTGTTGGCTGCATTCGATGATGACCGTGTCGGAGCAGCCTATGGACGCCAGCTTCCGCACCAGAACGCAGGCCCCATTGCCGCTCACGCCCGGTTTTTCAACTATCCGCCTGAAAGTCAGCTGAGAAGTATGGATGATAAAAAAAAGTACGGATTAAAAACTGTTTTTATATCCAATTCATTTGCCGCCTACCGGCTAAACGCACTGATGATGGCTGGCGGATTTCCCGTTGATACGATCATGAATGAAGACACCTTTGTTGCCGGAAAAATGCTGACTTCAGGTTGGAAGATAGCCTATTGTGCGGATGCTCAAGTATTCCACTCTCACGATTACCGTTTTTGGGACGAATTTAAGCGGTATTTTGATATAGGCGTTTTCCATGCCCGTAGTTCATGGTTGCAGCAGACATTTGGCGGTGCTTCCGGTGAAGGTTTGCGGTACGTGCTTTCGGAAACCCGTTACCTGATCAGGCAGGCACCCTGGCTGATTCCTTCTGCTTTTTTTAGGACAGGCTTGAAATGGCTGGGATTTAAATTGGGCGCGCTCCATTCATCAATACCGCAATCCCTTCGCAGCTGCTTTAGCCTGCATAAAGCCTATTGGCTAGGCAACTTGTCGTAA
- a CDS encoding DUF3313 family protein, translating into MNIDRRKIKIHSAGLGVLLGVMAAVTGCSTGIKETNTLKSEVVTPAPDAGFIDNPERQTRRADLPFQKVWIKPDFDASAYKELVVAPVNTQYVMEMDWLHKAGSASWLSDVKKDIAELAHYFHDQVVKEFKEDPNQRFRLIEFAGQHKEPALRLELALIQIDPSQPVLHALGWLQVGGGTAAGAINQRRAAFEGRLRDMQTGEVVATFADRDMQDAGPLDLTRLTWYGPAKGIMDRWAEQFVKIANRKPGEMVIDPVPYTLKPF; encoded by the coding sequence TTGAACATAGATAGGCGAAAAATAAAAATACATTCAGCCGGACTAGGTGTTTTATTAGGCGTCATGGCTGCAGTGACAGGTTGCTCAACCGGCATCAAGGAAACTAATACGCTGAAGTCCGAGGTAGTCACGCCAGCCCCTGACGCCGGGTTTATTGATAATCCCGAGCGGCAGACCCGACGTGCCGATTTGCCTTTTCAAAAGGTTTGGATCAAGCCCGATTTTGATGCTTCAGCCTATAAAGAGTTGGTCGTTGCGCCCGTCAATACACAGTACGTCATGGAAATGGACTGGCTACATAAAGCCGGGTCTGCGAGTTGGTTAAGTGATGTCAAAAAAGATATTGCGGAATTAGCTCACTATTTCCATGATCAAGTGGTCAAGGAATTCAAGGAGGATCCAAATCAGCGTTTTCGGCTGATCGAGTTTGCGGGTCAACATAAAGAGCCGGCATTGCGGTTGGAGTTGGCACTGATACAGATAGACCCATCACAACCGGTACTGCACGCCCTAGGCTGGTTGCAAGTGGGAGGCGGAACAGCCGCAGGTGCAATTAACCAGCGGCGGGCAGCATTTGAAGGCCGGCTTCGCGATATGCAAACCGGTGAAGTGGTTGCCACATTTGCCGATAGGGATATGCAGGATGCAGGCCCACTGGATTTGACACGGCTGACCTGGTACGGTCCGGCCAAGGGGATTATGGACCGTTGGGCAGAGCAGTTCGTAAAAATCGCCAACCGTAAACCCGGCGAGATGGTAATCGATCCGGTTCCTTATACCTTGAAACCTTTCTAA
- a CDS encoding putative quinol monooxygenase gives MIELHLVLRVTPKKTRTMIDALQALAKSARLVQGCIAVEVYKTADSRHYICYDEIWESEAVLRRMITSRHFSQLASLMELSSEPPACEFRFITKTYGLDFAEQVRGCAND, from the coding sequence ATGATCGAACTACATCTTGTCCTAAGGGTGACTCCCAAAAAAACTCGCACCATGATTGACGCCTTGCAAGCGCTCGCCAAAAGCGCGCGTCTGGTTCAAGGTTGTATTGCAGTCGAGGTTTACAAGACAGCAGATAGCAGACACTACATTTGTTATGACGAAATTTGGGAGTCGGAAGCTGTACTGCGTCGCATGATCACCTCCAGGCATTTCAGTCAGCTGGCATCATTGATGGAGTTATCCAGTGAGCCGCCAGCCTGTGAATTCCGTTTCATTACCAAAACTTATGGGCTGGATTTTGCCGAGCAGGTCAGAGGTTGTGCCAACGATTAG